A single genomic interval of bacterium harbors:
- a CDS encoding vitamin B12-dependent ribonucleotide reductase encodes MKTSRKTHLGMGNDALNLTENSLAVLRARYLRRDEKGELAETPEELIHRVAAAVATAETAYGADAARVDAVAGEFYRWMADGTFMPNSPTLMNAGREAGLLSACFVLPVEDTIDGIFSSIRNTALIQKAGGGTGFSFSRLRPRNDRVASSSGTTSGPISFMKVFSKATDAIQQGAFRRGANMGIMRIDHPDIVEFINAKQDLSELTNFNLSVGITEAFMRQWYANPSAGHIVRNPRNGVESNLAGPEGKDWTVGALFDLIIERAWRTGEPGVVFLDRINEDNPTPHIGTIEATNPCGEQPLLPYESCNLGSINVAKFVKEKAPEAGFDYDAFRQVIQVAMRFLDNVIDINRYPIPETAEISRNNRKIGLGIMGFADALFALGIPYDSEEGVTFAEQLMQFLNEESHRASVVLAGERGVFPNWKGSIWEPRGINMRNACTTTVAPTGTISIIANCSGGIEPLFSLVFFRNVMDGQRLLEVNSPFERVAREQKFFSKDLMKRIAEQGSIRAMSDLPEGVRRVFCTAHDIAPEWHIRMQAAFQKHCDASISKTINFPHDATVEEVRKIYLSAYEHRCKGVTVYRDGCRQNQPMALAAKKEEGQQKELPVSPISPMPLPEIMSAIRVKQVTPFGNMHIKIVVDPVAQREYEIFAQLGKGGDIACSDLEGMCRLISLYLRVNGSLDDIVAQLDGIGSSLSVPTKDGRIASLADGLAKAIKKYQRAKAISGLHALLLGQVDLSAIARGTKAGGGPAQTSGNGEELNGFKIKCPECGGAIIFEEGCTKCHGCGFSQC; translated from the coding sequence ATGAAGACCAGTCGTAAGACACACCTTGGAATGGGTAATGACGCTTTGAATTTGACGGAAAACAGCTTGGCGGTGCTTCGGGCCCGCTATCTTCGCAGGGATGAGAAAGGCGAACTTGCCGAGACGCCCGAGGAACTGATTCATCGTGTGGCGGCGGCGGTGGCAACGGCCGAGACGGCCTATGGGGCGGATGCGGCCCGGGTAGATGCCGTCGCCGGCGAGTTCTACCGGTGGATGGCGGATGGGACCTTCATGCCGAACTCGCCCACGTTGATGAACGCCGGCCGGGAGGCCGGGTTGCTCTCGGCCTGTTTTGTTCTGCCGGTGGAGGACACCATCGACGGGATTTTCTCCAGCATCCGGAACACGGCGCTGATTCAGAAAGCTGGCGGGGGGACGGGCTTCAGCTTCAGCCGGCTCCGCCCCCGGAACGACCGGGTCGCGTCCAGCAGCGGGACTACGTCGGGGCCCATTTCGTTTATGAAGGTGTTCAGCAAGGCCACGGATGCGATTCAGCAGGGGGCTTTCCGCCGGGGTGCCAATATGGGGATTATGCGCATTGATCACCCGGATATTGTGGAGTTTATCAACGCCAAGCAGGATCTGAGTGAGCTCACGAATTTCAACTTGTCCGTGGGGATCACGGAGGCGTTCATGCGGCAATGGTACGCCAACCCGTCGGCGGGGCATATCGTGCGCAATCCCCGTAACGGGGTGGAGTCGAATCTCGCCGGACCGGAGGGGAAAGACTGGACCGTCGGGGCGCTGTTCGATCTGATCATTGAGCGGGCCTGGCGGACGGGTGAGCCGGGGGTGGTGTTCCTGGACCGCATCAATGAGGATAATCCCACGCCGCATATCGGCACCATTGAGGCCACCAACCCCTGTGGGGAACAGCCCCTGTTGCCCTATGAGAGTTGCAATCTGGGCAGCATCAATGTGGCCAAGTTCGTTAAGGAAAAAGCGCCGGAGGCGGGATTCGACTATGATGCCTTCCGCCAGGTGATCCAGGTGGCCATGCGGTTTCTCGACAATGTCATTGATATCAACCGCTATCCCATTCCGGAGACCGCCGAGATCAGCCGCAACAACCGCAAGATCGGGTTGGGTATCATGGGATTTGCCGACGCTTTGTTCGCGCTGGGCATCCCCTATGACAGTGAAGAAGGGGTGACCTTCGCCGAGCAGTTGATGCAGTTCCTGAATGAGGAATCGCACCGGGCCTCAGTGGTGCTCGCCGGCGAGCGCGGGGTGTTCCCAAACTGGAAGGGAAGCATCTGGGAGCCACGCGGGATCAATATGCGCAACGCTTGCACGACGACGGTGGCCCCCACGGGCACCATCAGTATCATTGCCAATTGTTCCGGTGGCATCGAGCCGCTCTTCTCCCTGGTCTTTTTCCGTAATGTGATGGACGGGCAGCGCCTGCTGGAGGTGAACAGTCCGTTTGAGCGGGTGGCCCGGGAACAGAAATTCTTCAGCAAGGATCTGATGAAGCGGATTGCCGAGCAGGGGTCCATCCGGGCCATGTCCGACCTTCCCGAAGGGGTCCGGCGGGTGTTCTGCACCGCCCATGATATTGCGCCCGAATGGCATATCCGTATGCAGGCGGCATTCCAGAAGCACTGCGACGCCTCCATCTCCAAGACGATCAATTTCCCGCATGATGCGACCGTGGAGGAGGTGCGTAAGATTTATCTCTCGGCCTATGAGCACCGGTGCAAAGGGGTGACCGTATACCGGGACGGGTGCCGGCAGAATCAACCCATGGCGCTGGCCGCGAAGAAGGAGGAGGGCCAGCAGAAGGAGCTGCCCGTGAGCCCGATCAGTCCCATGCCACTTCCCGAAATCATGTCGGCCATCCGGGTGAAGCAGGTGACCCCCTTCGGCAATATGCATATCAAGATCGTGGTGGATCCCGTCGCCCAGCGGGAATATGAGATTTTCGCCCAGCTCGGGAAGGGGGGCGACATTGCCTGTTCGGATCTGGAAGGCATGTGCCGGTTGATCTCCCTCTACCTGCGGGTCAACGGCTCTCTGGATGATATCGTGGCGCAACTCGATGGGATCGGCTCGAGTTTATCCGTGCCCACCAAGGACGGGCGGATTGCCTCGCTGGCCGACGGACTCGCCAAGGCGATCAAAAAGTACCAACGGGCCAAGGCGATTTCCGGCCTGCATGCCCTGCTGCTGGGGCAGGTAGACCTGTCTGCCATTGCCCGAGGGACGAAAGCCGGGGGTGGCCCCGCGCAGACCAGCGGGAACGGGGAGGAACTCAATGGGTTCAAGATCAAATGTCCGGAATGTGGCGGAGCCATTATCTTTGAGGAAGGCTGCACCAAATGTCATGGTTGCGGGTTCTCCCAGTGCTGA
- a CDS encoding DUF1456 family protein, with protein sequence MPLTNNDTLKRLRYNLNLNDNKLVEIFRVSRVSLTRDTIQGLLKREGEDGFVECSDAVLTAFLDGFIIKRRGARPNAPPVPVDPDCHLSNNDILKKLRIALELKEEDVMAIMQKAGAVVTRSELGALFRQKHHQNFKPCGDQFLRNFITGLKDVYNKQEDQPGSELAPAI encoded by the coding sequence ATGCCTCTTACGAATAATGATACGCTCAAACGACTGCGTTATAATCTGAACCTGAACGACAATAAACTGGTTGAGATCTTCAGGGTGAGCCGTGTCTCGCTCACCCGAGACACCATTCAGGGTCTCCTCAAACGCGAAGGCGAGGATGGGTTTGTCGAGTGTTCCGATGCCGTACTCACGGCCTTCCTTGACGGCTTCATCATCAAGCGCCGAGGGGCCCGGCCGAACGCGCCCCCGGTACCGGTTGACCCCGACTGCCATCTGAGCAACAACGATATCCTGAAAAAATTACGCATCGCCCTTGAGCTGAAAGAAGAGGATGTGATGGCCATCATGCAGAAGGCGGGCGCGGTGGTCACCCGTTCCGAGCTCGGGGCCTTGTTCCGGCAGAAGCATCACCAGAACTTCAAACCCTGCGGGGATCAGTTTCTCAGGAACTTCATCACGGGCTTGAAGGATGTCTACAACAAGCAGGAAGATCAGCCCGGCTCGGAGTTGGCCCCGGCGATATAG
- a CDS encoding VF530 family protein, with translation MNEQHPRDPLHGIKLTTILDALLERFGWDELGRRIPIRCFTMNPSINSSLKFLRRTPWAREKVEGLYLRYIAGANSEPG, from the coding sequence ATGAATGAGCAACACCCCCGCGATCCCCTCCATGGCATCAAGTTGACCACGATCCTGGACGCGTTACTCGAGCGCTTTGGCTGGGATGAATTGGGCCGACGGATCCCGATCCGCTGCTTCACGATGAATCCCAGTATCAATTCCAGCTTGAAATTCCTGCGGCGGACGCCCTGGGCCCGTGAAAAAGTCGAAGGCCTGTATCTGCGCTATATCGCCGGGGCCAACTCCGAGCCGGGCTGA
- a CDS encoding ATP cone domain-containing protein, whose amino-acid sequence MQQPIQTIVKRNGNLVTYDRERITTAIFKATTSTGNPDRTLAESLSAQVETALTEAYPGDMLPSVEDIQDIVEKTLIENHQIKLAHNYITYRSQRAMRRATRSITFEVTDNIPYKKIYEVLLWNMAYRCESVEALNEHLHKGSFPALVRSSEERFSGEIQSATDAILARGDDTRLIIVSGPSSSGKTTTTIKIGEALQRVGKKLKAINIDHYFFDLEKHPRDEFGDYDYETPQALNLELINQHLGELLAGHSIKTPFYNFKTGKSTLAVQEMHLADNEILLLDSLHGLYGEMTSAVPASHKFRLYVETLGQLRAMDGTFMRWADNRLLRRMIRDKAHRNLQPIGTLTHWHYVRRSELKYIIPFIGEVDFIVNTALPFELPLLKARLWEYLPQAMTQFQSDSRRQDAYVRAKRVHDLLAPLEAIPQDAMVPPTSLLREFIGGSQYSY is encoded by the coding sequence ATGCAACAACCCATCCAGACGATTGTGAAGCGGAACGGCAATCTGGTCACCTATGACCGGGAGCGGATCACCACCGCGATTTTCAAGGCGACCACTTCAACCGGAAACCCGGACCGGACCCTGGCGGAATCGCTCTCCGCCCAGGTAGAAACCGCCCTGACCGAGGCCTATCCCGGCGATATGCTGCCCTCCGTCGAGGATATCCAGGATATCGTGGAGAAGACGCTGATTGAGAACCACCAGATCAAGTTGGCCCACAATTATATCACCTACCGCAGCCAGCGCGCCATGCGGCGGGCCACCCGGTCCATTACCTTCGAAGTCACCGACAATATTCCCTACAAAAAGATCTACGAGGTGCTTCTCTGGAATATGGCGTACCGCTGCGAAAGCGTCGAAGCCCTGAATGAGCACCTTCACAAAGGGTCCTTTCCCGCCCTGGTCCGCTCCTCGGAAGAGCGGTTTTCAGGGGAGATCCAGAGCGCCACCGACGCCATCCTCGCCCGGGGCGATGACACGCGCCTGATCATTGTGTCCGGCCCCTCCTCCTCGGGGAAAACCACGACCACCATTAAAATCGGCGAAGCCCTCCAGCGCGTCGGTAAAAAGCTCAAGGCCATTAATATCGACCACTATTTCTTCGATCTGGAGAAGCACCCGCGCGATGAATTCGGGGACTATGACTACGAGACCCCACAGGCCTTGAACCTGGAGCTGATCAACCAGCATCTGGGCGAACTGCTGGCGGGCCACTCCATTAAAACCCCTTTCTATAATTTCAAAACAGGCAAAAGCACCCTGGCGGTCCAGGAGATGCATTTAGCGGACAATGAAATCCTGCTGCTGGACAGCCTTCACGGACTCTACGGGGAGATGACGAGCGCCGTGCCTGCCTCCCATAAGTTCCGGCTTTATGTGGAGACGCTCGGCCAACTACGGGCCATGGACGGCACCTTTATGCGATGGGCGGACAACCGGCTGCTGCGCCGGATGATCCGGGACAAGGCGCACCGGAACCTGCAACCCATCGGGACGCTGACCCATTGGCATTACGTCCGCCGCAGTGAATTGAAATACATCATCCCCTTCATCGGCGAAGTGGACTTCATCGTCAACACCGCGCTCCCCTTCGAGTTGCCTTTACTCAAGGCCCGGCTCTGGGAATATCTGCCACAAGCCATGACGCAGTTCCAGTCGGATTCCCGCCGCCAGGATGCCTATGTCCGCGCCAAGCGGGTTCACGATCTACTGGCCCCGCTCGAGGCCATCCCCCAGGACGCCATGGTCCCCCCCACCTCATTGCTGCGCGAGTTCATCGGCGGCAGTCAGTATAGTTATTGA
- the bioA gene encoding adenosylmethionine--8-amino-7-oxononanoate transaminase, whose product MKHDQDIRHYQDMDRQSIWHPYTRFSALKAGPLPIITRGEGIYLYDAEGRKYLDAISSWWACNLGHGHPAVIDAIITQTRELQHSILGNLSHPRAIELAARIVGLFPDDRRVMFASDGSCAVEAALKIALQYWYNMGQTHKTKFISLDFAYHGDTLGAVSVGYLEAFHKPFKSALFPVFQAPSPCCGTCAFHAPEQDCVQECIDTMRTLIREHAHEVAAVIIEPMCQGSGGMRIHTAAYLKALAETCQREGVLLIVDEIAVGMGRTGKLFAFEHAGILPDIVCMGKSLSAGYLPISAAVVRAAIYETFRDQPEDHTFYHGHTFAGNPIAAAAAVATLRVYETEGIVAQAETMGRILAEELAPLAALPGVRNIRSLGLIGVVELEDDQEGSGTRRAIQIRDRLRANGILLRPLGPVIYVMPPLIIPEPSLRYLVQAIGKVIRES is encoded by the coding sequence ATGAAACATGATCAGGATATCCGGCATTATCAGGACATGGACCGCCAGAGTATCTGGCATCCCTACACCCGGTTTTCGGCACTGAAAGCCGGACCCCTCCCGATCATTACCCGCGGGGAGGGAATCTACCTCTATGATGCGGAGGGCCGGAAATATCTGGACGCCATTTCCTCCTGGTGGGCCTGCAATCTGGGGCATGGGCATCCGGCCGTCATCGACGCCATCATTACCCAGACCCGTGAACTCCAGCACAGCATTCTGGGAAATCTGTCCCACCCCCGCGCCATCGAACTGGCCGCCCGGATCGTGGGGCTGTTCCCCGATGACCGGCGGGTGATGTTTGCCAGTGATGGCTCCTGTGCCGTGGAGGCCGCGCTCAAGATCGCCCTGCAGTATTGGTACAACATGGGCCAGACCCACAAGACGAAATTCATTTCACTGGATTTCGCCTATCATGGCGATACGCTGGGAGCCGTGTCGGTCGGGTATTTGGAGGCGTTTCACAAGCCGTTCAAAAGCGCCCTGTTCCCCGTTTTCCAGGCCCCTTCGCCCTGTTGCGGCACCTGTGCCTTTCATGCCCCGGAGCAGGACTGTGTCCAGGAGTGTATTGATACAATGCGGACGCTGATCAGGGAGCATGCCCATGAAGTGGCGGCGGTGATTATTGAGCCGATGTGCCAGGGCTCGGGCGGGATGCGGATCCATACGGCGGCCTATCTGAAGGCGCTGGCTGAAACCTGCCAGCGTGAGGGGGTTTTGTTGATTGTGGATGAAATTGCGGTCGGCATGGGCCGGACTGGTAAACTCTTCGCATTTGAGCATGCCGGGATTCTGCCTGATATTGTCTGCATGGGAAAAAGTCTTTCGGCCGGCTATCTTCCGATCAGTGCCGCCGTGGTGCGGGCTGCGATTTATGAAACCTTCCGCGACCAGCCCGAAGACCATACGTTTTATCATGGGCACACCTTTGCGGGGAACCCGATTGCGGCGGCGGCCGCAGTGGCCACCTTGCGGGTGTACGAAACCGAGGGGATTGTGGCGCAGGCCGAGACGATGGGCCGGATACTGGCCGAAGAATTGGCCCCGTTGGCCGCCCTCCCCGGGGTGCGGAATATCCGGTCTCTGGGGCTGATTGGCGTCGTGGAACTTGAGGATGATCAGGAGGGCTCCGGGACCCGGCGTGCCATCCAGATCCGGGATCGCCTGCGCGCCAATGGGATCCTGCTGCGGCCGCTGGGCCCCGTGATCTATGTCATGCCCCCGCTCATTATTCCCGAACCGTCTTTGCGGTATCTGGTCCAGGCCATCGGCAAGGTGATCCGGGAGAGCTGA
- a CDS encoding MGMT family protein, whose translation MPVTPFQQRVYEAISLIPKGEVATYKGVADFLGCGSPRAVGQALKINPFAPQVPCHRVIAANLTLGGFQGEREGAAIERKRRRLAREGVQFKDGKLVEPDRVFSFTRSHHET comes from the coding sequence ATGCCGGTGACGCCATTCCAGCAGCGGGTGTATGAGGCGATCAGCCTGATTCCCAAAGGGGAAGTGGCCACTTATAAAGGGGTGGCTGATTTTCTGGGCTGTGGCTCGCCGCGTGCCGTGGGGCAGGCCTTGAAGATCAACCCGTTTGCCCCGCAGGTGCCTTGTCACCGGGTGATTGCCGCCAACCTTACCCTGGGCGGGTTTCAGGGGGAGCGGGAAGGGGCCGCCATTGAGCGGAAGCGCCGGCGGCTGGCCCGTGAAGGGGTTCAATTTAAAGACGGGAAACTGGTCGAACCCGACCGGGTATTTTCCTTTACGAGGAGCCACCATGAAACATGA
- a CDS encoding DUF502 domain-containing protein: MIFPEKQSIQRYLRNQLISGLFVLVPLWVTYVVVVAIFNAMASVLQPIVSRLPMEVPYWVELVISILAFVILVLVVGIVAGRVVGQRFLSWGESFILKIPVIKAIYSAAKQVVDAVSVPNRKTFKSVVVIEYPRPGIKVIGFLTGMTADETRETWCRIFIPMSPLPTSGFLHLVPAREVRMTDLSVEDAFKMLISGGVIAPDKLETRPVDVNL; the protein is encoded by the coding sequence ATGATATTTCCCGAAAAACAGAGCATTCAGCGCTATCTCCGGAACCAATTGATTTCCGGTTTATTTGTCCTGGTGCCCCTGTGGGTCACCTACGTGGTGGTGGTCGCTATTTTCAATGCCATGGCCTCTGTGCTCCAACCGATTGTCAGCCGGTTGCCCATGGAGGTGCCCTACTGGGTTGAGTTAGTGATCTCCATCCTGGCCTTCGTGATTCTGGTGCTCGTCGTGGGCATTGTGGCGGGGCGGGTAGTGGGCCAGCGGTTCCTGAGCTGGGGCGAGTCCTTTATCCTCAAAATCCCCGTCATCAAGGCCATTTATTCGGCCGCCAAGCAGGTGGTGGATGCGGTGTCCGTGCCAAACCGGAAAACCTTCAAATCGGTGGTGGTTATTGAGTATCCCCGCCCCGGCATCAAGGTGATCGGGTTTCTGACGGGGATGACCGCGGATGAAACGAGGGAGACCTGGTGCCGTATTTTTATTCCCATGTCGCCGCTTCCCACTTCGGGGTTTTTACATCTGGTGCCGGCCCGTGAGGTGCGGATGACGGATCTTAGCGTGGAGGATGCCTTCAAGATGCTGATCTCGGGCGGCGTGATTGCCCCCGATAAACTCGAAACGCGCCCGGTCGATGTGAATCTGTAA
- the gltA gene encoding NADPH-dependent glutamate synthase, translating into MSHIPPEALAEAATATLAAITQRAAPLTPRDRLGIPVQEMPTQDPAVRRRNVQEVANGYTPEQARLESMRCLQCKNAPCIQGCPVRIDIPGFLKSAATGDFEGACAIIKQSSLLPAVCGRVCPQEVQCQENCTVGKALKSVDKAVSIGRVERFVADLERETGRTKPPVIKPETGKKVAVIGTGPASITVAADVRREGHQVVMFEAFHKPGGVLVYGIPEFRLPKRIVQAEFDALTGMGVELHTNFVIGRTRKLKALLDEDGFDAVFIGTGAGLPKFMNMEGENLVGVFSANEYLTRANLMKAYDFDRADTPIYRTGKVAVLGGGNVAMDAARTAVRLGAEEVHVIYRRTEVEMPARIEEIAHAKEEGVIFHLLENAKRLIGDENGCVTGMECLRYELGEPDASGRRRPVELKGSEFIREIGTVIVAIGNDSNPLIPRTTEGLKTTKWGNIIVDDNGKTSLDRVFAGGDIVLGAATVILAMGEGRRAAASINQLLGS; encoded by the coding sequence ATGAGTCATATCCCCCCCGAAGCGTTGGCTGAAGCCGCTACCGCCACCTTGGCTGCCATCACCCAGCGGGCCGCGCCCCTGACGCCCCGTGACCGGTTGGGCATTCCTGTTCAGGAGATGCCGACGCAGGATCCCGCCGTGCGCCGGCGGAATGTCCAGGAAGTGGCGAATGGCTACACCCCTGAGCAGGCCCGGCTGGAATCGATGCGCTGCCTGCAGTGCAAAAACGCGCCCTGTATTCAGGGCTGCCCGGTCCGGATTGATATTCCCGGATTCCTGAAATCGGCGGCGACGGGCGATTTTGAGGGGGCGTGCGCGATCATCAAGCAGAGCAGTCTGTTGCCTGCCGTCTGCGGCCGGGTTTGTCCCCAGGAGGTCCAGTGTCAGGAAAATTGCACGGTGGGCAAGGCCTTGAAGAGTGTGGATAAGGCGGTTTCGATCGGACGCGTTGAACGCTTTGTGGCGGATCTCGAGCGTGAGACCGGCCGCACCAAGCCTCCGGTCATCAAACCGGAAACCGGCAAAAAAGTGGCCGTGATCGGAACCGGGCCGGCCAGTATCACGGTCGCCGCCGATGTGCGGCGTGAAGGACATCAGGTGGTGATGTTTGAGGCGTTTCATAAGCCCGGCGGCGTGTTGGTCTATGGTATCCCTGAGTTCCGGCTGCCCAAGCGGATTGTGCAGGCGGAGTTTGATGCCTTGACGGGCATGGGCGTGGAGTTGCATACGAACTTTGTGATCGGGCGTACGCGCAAGCTGAAGGCCCTGCTGGATGAGGATGGATTTGACGCGGTGTTCATCGGGACGGGGGCAGGGTTGCCGAAATTCATGAATATGGAGGGAGAAAACCTGGTAGGCGTGTTTTCCGCCAATGAGTACCTGACCCGGGCGAACCTGATGAAGGCCTATGATTTCGACCGGGCCGACACCCCCATCTATCGCACCGGCAAGGTCGCGGTGCTGGGCGGCGGGAACGTCGCTATGGATGCGGCACGGACAGCGGTGCGTCTGGGGGCTGAGGAAGTGCATGTGATTTATCGCCGGACCGAGGTCGAAATGCCCGCCCGGATTGAGGAGATTGCCCACGCCAAGGAGGAGGGGGTCATCTTCCATCTTCTCGAAAACGCCAAGCGCCTGATTGGTGACGAGAATGGCTGTGTCACCGGCATGGAGTGTCTGCGTTATGAACTGGGGGAACCGGATGCGTCCGGTCGCCGCCGCCCGGTGGAGCTCAAGGGGAGCGAGTTCATCCGTGAGATCGGTACGGTGATTGTGGCCATCGGCAATGACTCCAATCCGTTGATCCCGCGGACCACCGAGGGACTGAAAACCACCAAGTGGGGCAATATCATTGTGGATGATAATGGCAAGACTTCGCTGGATCGCGTTTTCGCGGGTGGCGACATTGTGCTGGGGGCCGCCACCGTCATTCTGGCGATGGGCGAAGGTCGCCGTGCCGCCGCGTCCATCAACCAATTGTTAGGATCGTAA
- a CDS encoding sulfide/dihydroorotate dehydrogenase-like FAD/NAD-binding protein: MNRILVKKQLSDDVYLMRLAAPHIARERLPGQFVILQLDNEFGERIPLTIADADPVEGSITIIFQAVGKTTHNLADKQVGDRVRSVLGPLGQPTHIEKFGTVVCVGGGIGVAPLHPIVKGMKAAGNRIILIVGARSRNLIIMEEEMRALADEFIVCTDDGSYGRKCLVTEPLKELCERVPKPDLAVAIGPPIMMKFCAETTRPYAVPTVVSLNTIMIDGTGMCGGCRVSVGGQMKFGCVDGPEFDGHKVDFNNLMQRLKAYRKTEEHAHHKCHLDSEIHQKEQSPS; this comes from the coding sequence GTGAATAGAATATTAGTAAAGAAACAATTATCCGATGATGTGTACCTGATGCGACTTGCGGCGCCGCACATTGCGCGCGAACGGCTGCCTGGCCAATTTGTCATCCTCCAGTTGGACAACGAATTCGGGGAACGCATTCCTTTGACCATTGCCGACGCCGATCCGGTGGAAGGGTCGATCACCATTATTTTTCAGGCGGTGGGCAAGACGACCCATAATCTGGCGGACAAGCAGGTCGGGGATCGCGTACGGAGCGTGCTGGGTCCGTTGGGCCAGCCTACGCATATTGAGAAATTCGGGACGGTGGTGTGTGTGGGTGGCGGGATTGGGGTCGCCCCCCTTCATCCGATCGTCAAGGGGATGAAGGCGGCGGGCAATCGCATCATCCTCATTGTCGGGGCGCGCTCCCGGAACCTCATTATCATGGAAGAGGAGATGCGCGCACTGGCGGATGAATTTATTGTCTGTACGGATGATGGGTCCTATGGCCGTAAATGCCTGGTGACTGAACCGCTTAAAGAGTTGTGTGAACGGGTGCCGAAACCCGATCTGGCGGTGGCGATCGGGCCGCCCATCATGATGAAGTTCTGTGCTGAAACGACCCGGCCCTATGCCGTTCCGACGGTGGTGTCACTCAATACCATCATGATCGACGGGACGGGAATGTGCGGTGGTTGCCGGGTGTCGGTGGGGGGGCAAATGAAATTCGGGTGCGTGGATGGTCCTGAGTTCGACGGACACAAGGTGGATTTTAATAACCTGATGCAGCGCCTGAAAGCGTATCGGAAGACCGAAGAGCACGCCCATCATAAATGTCATCTGGATTCGGAAATCCATCAGAAGGAGCAGAGCCCGTCATGA
- a CDS encoding polyprenyl synthetase family protein has translation MFDSLRTTSLAPLINEISRVIGGGKMLRAKLTLTIGAASGANRDDLIRAAAAVEMVHAASLLHDDVVDGGMLRRGAPTFWQEKSVSGAILLGDLMVCKAVQMLEEIENRRLGGLLVRMSAEMCDAEVEQELVTRGAPGDWGKSVSMIRRKTGSLFAFAAAAADGRNGPRADALMEAGYQMGTAFQMADDLMDASGKGELDGKDLGQDAARGKLTSVSASNTDQARARHSITDLCQTSSGLLAPWPPVQAAWLAYLKSDMGPVIAKFLS, from the coding sequence ATGTTTGACAGTCTTCGTACAACCTCGCTGGCCCCTCTGATCAATGAGATTTCACGGGTGATCGGGGGGGGCAAGATGCTGCGGGCAAAGCTAACCCTGACCATCGGGGCGGCCAGCGGTGCCAATCGGGATGATCTGATCCGGGCCGCCGCCGCGGTGGAAATGGTCCATGCCGCCAGCCTGTTGCATGATGATGTGGTGGACGGCGGAATGCTGAGGCGTGGCGCCCCCACGTTCTGGCAGGAAAAAAGCGTCTCCGGCGCCATCCTGCTTGGTGACCTGATGGTCTGCAAGGCCGTGCAAATGTTGGAAGAGATTGAAAACCGCCGTTTAGGCGGGTTGTTGGTGCGCATGTCGGCGGAAATGTGTGATGCCGAGGTTGAACAGGAGCTGGTCACGCGCGGTGCCCCGGGTGACTGGGGAAAAAGCGTGTCGATGATCCGGCGAAAAACCGGTTCCCTGTTTGCGTTTGCGGCGGCCGCCGCCGATGGGCGCAATGGCCCCCGGGCGGACGCGTTAATGGAAGCCGGCTACCAGATGGGCACCGCGTTTCAAATGGCCGATGACCTGATGGATGCCTCCGGCAAGGGTGAACTCGACGGCAAGGATCTGGGGCAGGATGCCGCCCGCGGCAAACTCACCTCCGTCTCTGCCAGTAACACGGATCAGGCCCGGGCTCGCCACAGTATCACCGATCTATGCCAGACCTCGTCCGGCCTGCTGGCCCCCTGGCCCCCTGTGCAGGCCGCTTGGCTCGCGTATTTGAAAAGCGACATGGGCCCGGTCATCGCTAAATTTTTGTCCTGA